A genomic segment from Triticum dicoccoides isolate Atlit2015 ecotype Zavitan chromosome 1A, WEW_v2.0, whole genome shotgun sequence encodes:
- the LOC119272496 gene encoding uncharacterized protein LOC119272496 produces MPWPSVLHPVIFHTSENLASDQNSVISYITSHVWTPRGGAENYYGIEATIDVYGFNLQPCQLSASGIWIVNKGDGKPSSASGFQVGWSIFPRFYKDSHTHFYTYWTSGGSLTKGCSDMICPGFRKTSSSIAPGSIINPVSDIHGQKSYITIRVFKDKSSGD; encoded by the exons ATGCCATGGCCCTCTGTTCTTCATCCAGTGATTTTCCATACTAGTGAAAATCTTGCCTCGGATCAAAATTCAGTAATCTCTTAT ATCACGAGTCATGTGTGGACTCCTCGAGGTGGTGCTGAGAACTATTATGGCATTGAGGCTACAATTGATGTATATGGATTTAATTTACAACCCTGCCAATTAAGTGCATCTGGAATTTGGATTGTGAACAAAGGAGATGGAAAACCATCTTCAGCTAGTGGATTTCAAGTTGGATGGAGT ATTTTTCCGAGGTTCTACAAAGATTCACATACCCATTTCTACACATATTGGACT AGTGGTGGATCACTCACGAAGGGTTGCAGTGACATGATTTGTCCTGGCTTTCGAAAGACATCATCAAGTATAGCTCCGGGAAGTATCATTAATCCAGTTTCAGATATCCACGGCCAAAAATCATACATTACAATAAGAGTTTTCAAG GATAAATCTTCTGGTGACTAG